The following DNA comes from Stigmatella erecta.
TCCGTTGGGTTGGGGCCGGTCTTCTGCCCTCCCAGCGGCGCCTTGGTCATCGCTCCGTCCAGGCTCATCCACTTCCACTCAATGCCCCTCATCTGGTCATAGGCCACAAGCCCCAAGCGCCAGAACTCGCGGAACACTCCGGCCTCGGCCCATTCCCGGAACCTCCGGTAGGCCGATGACGGGTGGCAGATTCCGGTGGCCTTGAGCGCCTGCCACTGCATCCCCGTGCGCAACACCAAGAGGATGGCCTCCATGGCCTTTCTGTCGGGCACTCGCGGATTGTGACACCCCAGCGGATGCTCGGGCCGAGGCGGCAACAGGGGCTCCAGCTTGGCCCACACCTCCTCCGGCATCCTTCAACCATCGTCGTGCTTGGCTACTCCCATTCCACTTTTCCCTCCTACCTGGATAACCCCACAGGTAGGAGGTTTTCTTCCCTACTGAGATAGTCTCTAAGGACCTCATTCCGCGTCAGGGCCCGTCCCGCCAGCAACTCGGCATTGCGCAAATCACGCATGACCACCTGATTCCACTCACTGGGCCATTGACGTCCCAAGCGCCAGTTGCCACCGCCATGGATCGCTTGGTGATGCGCCATTTCCATCTCGACGCAGAAATGGTCGATGTTCATGTCTCCTGTGAAACCGCGCTTCTCGAACCACTCGCGGTGCTCTTTCGGAAGAACATGGTGCTGCGGCGAATCCGCCATGCCTGCCCCAGACCGGCTGGTCTCGCGCATGGCGCGAACCTCGGGGCCGTCGCCGAGCGCGTCGCGTACGCCCTGTGGCAAGTCATGGCGGGATTGCGACATCATCACCGCCCCGGCCTGGAAGCGAACCCCCGCGCTGATGGCTGGAAGGGAGAGGACGCCCGCCTGGACGAGCCGGCGCATCCGCTCTACCCATTCGGCGGTGACGATGAGCTGCGAGCCCATCATCACACCGTTCGAGCCCATCACGAAGTTGGCCCCTACAAGAGTGGGAGCGGCCGGGGGGAGTCTGGGCAGAGACATCTTCATGGCCGAGACCAGGGTAAGCATCTCGACGAACTGCGCCGCCGCCATGAGCTGCCCTCCACGCTCCGTGGCGATGCGGGCGGACTCCCGAATGGAGTGAAACTCCCGGGTGAGCTGGCCCATCAGGCCAGGCATCGCGACAATGGCCGCCTCCACCTGCCCTGACTCCCGCGACGCGAGCGCCTTCATCGAGGGTTCGATCAGCCGTTGAACGCGGTTCATGTCCGCCCAAAGCCTCTCGGTGCTGTAGAGCGGGCACTGCCGGAGGATCCCTTCCGCGAGGCTCAGGAAGTCGAGCCATGCGGCCAACAAGGTGGCTCCTGCCATCGCGGCCTGGAGCCGTGGACCACTCATGCGGAGCATGCCCAGCTCCATGTCCGGCTCCGCCGTCTCCAAGGCCGCCTCCGCCACCGTGTTCGCCCCGTCCAGCGCGCCTTGGATCCACCTCAGTTGATAGGTGCCATAGCCGATGGATCGGCCGAATACGCCGTTGGCCCTGTGGCCAAGTCCCTCACCGTGAGCTGTGAGCTGACGCAGCGAGACGGCGATGAAGTCCGTGGAGCGCTTCACCTCGGAGAGGGTGCCGAGAAACGCTTTCCGAACTTGTGTGGCGCGCTGACGCTCTGGACCCGAAGCCGCAGAAGCCCTGGGCTTCTGGGTCAGGAATGCGTGGCCCGCGGTCCCATCGGTCTTCTGGTATGGGCGGTCCAGCCCTGAGCCCCCGCTCCCAGCCGCGCAGCTTGTCAGCAGCGCGGCCATGCACCCCAACGCGATGGCCAGTCTCATGAGCCCGCCCATGGCAAGGAGGCGCGGTCAGCCCCGGGACAGCAGCCACACCACGCCGAAGCCCGCCGCGCAGGCTCCCAGGAACAGCCCCGTGGCCACCAGCGCCAGCCGCTTGGGCGGCGGCGAGGCCTCGAGTTCCAGCGTGTCCGGCACCCCGTCCCCGGCCTCCTCGCCCTCGATGGCGCGCACCAGCGGCAGCTTGCGCGCCTCCACCAGCCCGCCCCCCGGCTCTTCCTCCACGTCCACGCCGAAGCTGAGCCGCGCCTCGCGCGTCGCCCGCCGGCCCTGCGGCAGCGTCTTCGGCGAGGCCCCCACGTGCGAGGGCTCCTCGCCGGGCACGTAGTCCTCGGGGGCCTCCAGGCCGCTGTGCTCGAAGGCCAAGGCCGTGGGCGGCGCCAGCATCGCCGGCATCGCCTGCTCGGTGAGCGCGCGCGAGGGGTCCTGCCCCAGCAGCTCCGCCAGCACCGCGTCCTCGGCCACCTTCTCCCCGGCGAACGCCTCGCGCATCAGCCGCGCCACGTCCGCGTCCCCCACCCGGGGCGCCAGCTTCGCCTTGAGCCGCCCCAGCTCCGCCCCGAACGCCGCCGCGTCCGGGAAGCGCTGCCCCGGCTCCACCGACAGCGCCTTCAGCAGCATGGCATCCACCGCCGGCGGCACCTCCACCCGGTGGCGGCTCGCAGGGTCCCACTTCGGGTAGGCCGCCCGGCGCCAGCGCTCCAGCGGGTCGCCCCGCTGCGGCAGCGGGTGCCACGCGAACAGCTCCCACAGCACCACCGCCGCCGCGTACACGTCCGCCCGCCGGTCCACGAACTTCTTTCGCGCCTGCTCCGGGGACATGTACGTCAGGTTGCCAATCACCACCCGGGGCGCCGTCTGCTGCTCCTTCAGCGTGGACTGCGAGGCCCCGAAGTCGATGACCTTCAGCTCCCCGTCGTAGGACAGGCAGACGTTCGCCGGCGACAGGTCCCGGTGCACCAGGTGCAGCGGCTGCCCCTGGCCATCCTTGGCGTCGTGCGCGTACGCCAGCGCCTCGCACAGCCGCTGGCCCAGGTGCAGAATGAGCCCCAGCGACATCGCCTGCCCGTGCTGGCGCACCCGGTGCGCCAGGCGGCTGAGCGTCTTGCCCTGCACGTACTCCATCGCCAGGTAGAACTGCCCCTCCACCTCGCCCATCGCGTACACCCGCGCGATGTTCGGGTGCTTCAGGTGCACCACCACCCGCGCCTCGTCCTTGAAGCGGCCGAGGAACTGCTTGTTCTCCACCAGCTTCGGCAGGACCTTCTTCACCACGCACGCCCGGCGCGGCGACTCCTCCCGCGCCAGGTACACCTCTCCCATGCCCCCCGCGCCAATGCGCCGCGCCAGGGTGTAGGGGCCAAAGCGAGTGAGCCCCGGGGGGCCCTCTTGCGCGTCAGGGCTAGGCAAGCGAGCGGAAGGCCTTTCGCGCCGCCGCGAGGATGTGCGCCACCTCCGCCTCGCCGATGGCCAGCGAGACGAACGCCGCCTCGAACTGGCTCGGCGGCAGGTACACGCCCTCATTCAGCATGGCGTGGAAGAAGCGGCCGAAGCGCGCCGTGTCCGCCTTCTTCGCGCTCGCGTAGTCGTACACCGGCGTGTCGCAGAAGAAGAGCGTCAGCATGCTGCCCACCCGGTTGAGCGTCACCGGCACGCCCGCCGCCTGCGCCTCCGCCTTCAGCCCCTGCTCCAGCATCGCGCCCAGCTGCTCCAGCCGCGCGTAGGTGCCCGGCGCCGCCAGCGCCTTCAGGCACGCCAGGCCCGCCGCCACCGCCACCGGGTTTCCCGACAGCGTGCCCGACTGGTACACCGGCCCCTCGGGCGCAATCTTGGACATGATGTCGCGCCGGCCGCCGTACGCCCCCAGCGGCATGCCGCCGCCCACCACCTTCGCGAAGGTGCTCAGGTCCGGCTTCAGCCCGAACAGCTCCTGCGCCCCGCCGCGCGCCAGCCGGAAGCCCGTCATCACCTCGTCCAGCACGAAGAGCACCCCGTGCTTGCGGCACAGCTCCTGGAGCCCCTGCAGGTACCCCGGCTTGGGCACCAGCACGCCCATGTTGCCCACCACCGGCTCGATGATGGCGCAGGCGATCTCCTTGCCCTTCTCCGCGAAGAGCCGCTCCACCGCCTCCAAGTCATTATAAGGGGCCGTGAGGGTGAGCTTCGCCAGCGCCGCCGGCACGCCCGGCGAGTCCGGCAGCCCCAGCGTCTCCACGCCGCTGCCCGCCTTCACCAGGAACGGGTCGCCCGCCCCGTGGAAGCAGCCCTCGAACTTGAGGATGAAGTCCCGGCCGGTGAAGCCGCGCGCCAGCCGGATGGCCGCCACCGTGGCCTCGGTGCCGCTGGAGACCAGCCGCACCTTCTCCACGCTCGGCACCGTGGCGCACAGCAGCTCCGCCAGCTCCACCTCGCCCGGCGCGGGTGCCCCGTAGGTGGTGCCCCGGCGCGCCGCCTCGATGAGGGCCTCGACGATGGGCGGGTAGGCGTGCCCGAGGATGAGCGGGCCCCAGCTTCCCACCAGGTCCACGTAGCGGTTGCCGTCCACGTCCGTCATCCACGCGCCCGTGGCCTCGCGGAAGAAGACGGGGTCGCCGCCCACGCCCCGGAAGGCACGCACCGGCGAGTTGACGCCCCCGGGGATGCGCTCCTGGGCGCGGGCGAAGAGGGCCTTGCTGTGGGAGTGGTTCATGCCGCGCTCCATACCACGCGGGGCCCCCCCACAGCAGCCTGCTCGTGCCCGGCCTCCCCCGCTGTCTGTCCTCCAACGGAACGGCCTCTGGCATTGGGGCGGCGGGCCGCCGAGACTGCGCGCCCATGATCCGCACCACGCAGCGCCGGACGCTCACCCTCGAAGCCCCGGACGCACCCGGGCGCGCCCCCCACGTCTCCGCCGCCAGCGGGCTCGTGGCCGTGGGCGCCTGGCTCTACGTCATCGCCGATGACTCGCTGCACCTGGCCGTCTTCCCCCGGCAGGGCGAGGCGCCGGGCCGCACGGTGCGCCTCTTCCCCGGCGAGCTGCCCCAGGAGCCGAAGGCCCGTAAGGCCGCCAAGCCCGACCTGGAGGCCCTCTGCGCCCTGCCGCCCTTCCCGGCCTGTCCGCACGGCGCGCTGCTGGCGGTGCCCTCGGGCTCCACGGCGGGGCGGAACCAGGGCGCCCTGCTGCCGCTCACGCCGGAGGGCACCCTCGCGGGCGCGGTGCACCCGCTGGACTTCACCGGGCTGTACACGCACCTCGCCCGGCACGTGGGGCCGCTCAACGTCGAGGGGGCCGCCGTGGCCGGGGGGCGCCTGCGGCTGCTCCAGCGCGGCAACGGGGAGGCGGGCGTGGATGCGCTGCTGGACCTGGACCACGAGCGGGTGGTGCACGCGCTGGAGGCCGGGCGCGCGCCCGGGGGGGATGTGCTCCGGGCGGTGCGGCGCTGGGAGCTGGGCCGCTCGGGCCCGGTGCGCCTGTCCTTCACGGATGCCGCCCCGCTGCCGGATGGGCGCATGGTGTTCACCGCCGCCGCCGAGGACTCGCGCGATGCCTACGCCGATGGCGCGGTGACGGGCTCCGCCGTGGGCCTCCTCGCCCCGGACGGCACGCCGCTGTTCCTCGACGCGGTGGACGCGAAGGTGAAGCTGGAGGGGGTCAGCGCCCACGTGGAGGCAGGCCGCATCCACCTGCTGCTGGTGGCGGACGCGGACGCGCCCGAGGTGGCCTCGCCCCTGCTGGAGGCGGTGCTGGAGGCCGTGCCCGGCTGAGGCCCTTCAGTCCCCGTGGTCGCGCGAGGCCTCCTCGGCGGTGCCGCCCACGGCCTCCACCGAGGTGCGCGGGGCCCGGGCCGGCGGGCGCGGCGCGGGGCCATTGCCGAAGGCCGAGGCGCGCTCGCCAATGCCTCCGGGCGTGGTGTCGGCGATGCGGCGGCGCGCCCGGGAGATGTAGTCCTGCACCAGCGCCGGGTCCGGGTGGGACTTGAGCGCCTCCACCCACAGCTCGATGGCCTTCTCGTTCTCGCCCGCCTCGGCGCGCAGCCGGCCCATCTCCACCGTGGCGTGCGCGGCCAGCTCCGAGTCCGGGAAGCGCGCGCGCAGGTCCGCGTACGCCTTCGAGGCCTCCTGGCGCCGGCCCTCCATCATGTGAATGGCCTGGGCCCGGAGAAACAGGGCGTCGTCCACGTAGGCGCTGGTGGCGAAGCGCTCGGCGAGCCGGCTCGCCTCCAGCTCACTCTGGGCGTAGTCCCCCAGCTCGAAGTAGAGCTTGGCCACCTGGTAGTGCAGCTCGGCGCTCTGCGGCGGGTTGCGCTGGAGCGCCGCGGTGAGCTGGTCGATGGCGCCGCGCAGGTCGCGGTAGTGCACCCGCAGCAGCTCCGCGAGGATGATGCGCGCCTCCAGCGCCTCGGGCGACTCGGGGCACTGCGCGAGCAGCTCCTTGTAGACGCTGACCGCCTCCTTCACCTTGCGCTGCTCCAGCCAGTACACGTCCGCGGCGCCCTTGAGCGCCCGGGCCCGGAGCACCAGGGACTGGGGCGTGTCGTCGCGGCGCAGCAGGTCCACCGCCTTGCGGTACTCCACGAGCGCCTCGTCCGGCCGCTTCTCGAAGACGGCATCCCGCGCGCGCTGGAGGTGGTCCGCGGGCGTCTCGCGGCACCCGGCGAGCGTGGCGAGCAGCGCACAGGCCAGGACGAGCCGCTTCACCCGCACTTCTCCGGAATCACCTGGGTGCAGACGGTCTCCGCGCAGGTGACGCACTCCTGCTCGGAGGAGACGTCGGTGACGCAGACGGAGACGCCCGAGGAGCGGGGGCAGTCCTCGGCGGTGGTACACCGGTAGCCCCGGCCATCCGCGGACATGACCTGCTCCCGCCGCGAGCCACACACCTCGAGATCATTGCAGCCCAGCAGGCTCGCCGCGGTGATGACGGTGAGCCCCAGGCGCCCTAGGAGTCGCACACACCCGTTCTATCCGGATTCGGGGACGCCGTCACGGAACCGCCCACCCGCGGGGCCCCCCATTCTCCGGCCAGGCGGCCGCTAGTTGGGACCGCCCTGGGCCACTTTGCCGGAGGTGAGCACCGCGGTGTCCACCGAGGCCATGCTGCGGCGCTGCTTGAGCTGCCGCACCTTGTCCTCCTGCTTCTGCTGGTGGGCGAGGATGGCCGTGGTGTGCACGTCCGCGTGCTGGCAGTGCACCGCGGACACCTGCTTGTGGCGACGGCCCAGCTCCGTCCACAGCTGCACCTGGGCCTGGTTTCCCAGCAGGCGCTCCTCGGCGGCATCCAGGGCCTCGTCCATCTTCTGGCCCTCGGCCTCCAGCGCCGCCAGCCGCGCCTCGGCGTCCGGCGGCGGTGAGAAGCATCCTGACGCCCCAGACAGCGCCCAGGCCGCCATCCCGAGACTGATCGCCCGCTTCCCAACCATCACACCCACCTCGTCGTAAGAGCTGCCTGCTCGGACGCTCAAAGTAGGGAGCCCCCCTGGGGGCCACAACCCGGCCTCGCACCGGGATGGAAAGTTTTTCAAGGAGCCGACGTTTGGTGGGTGGGAGAATGTCCGACGGTCCCCGTCACGGGGCCTGGCGGTGGCGGAGAATGAACTCGCACACCTCGCGGGCCGCGCCGAAGCCCGCGGCCTTCTGGGCGACATAGTGCACCTGGGCGCGCACCTCGTCCGGGGCCTCGGGCGGCGCGGCGGAGAAGCCCACCGCCTTGAGCAGCGGCAAGTCCACCACCTCATCCCCCATGTAGCCACACCGGTCCGCGGACACCTTCAAGAGCTCCAGCAGCCGCTCGAAGTGCGCCACCTTGTCCTGGCTGCCGAAGTGCACGTGCCGCAGGCCCAGCGACTGCATCCGCATCTGCGCCGAGAGGCTGTCGCCCCCGGAGATGGCCGCCACCTCGATGCCCGCCTCCTGCAGCCGCTTGATGCCCATGCCGTCGCGCACGCTGTACATCTGCGTCCAGCCGGAGTTGGGCACCCAGAAGATGCGCCCATCCGTGAGCGTCCCGTCGATGTCGAAGATCATCACCGACAGGTGCCGCACCCGGGCCTTGAGCGATTCGAGGTCCTGGTTCATGGCGGCCGCGGGCTACTTCGGCACGGCCTTGAGCGTGGCCTTGCCGTCCTTGATGACGACCTTGAACTCCACGTTCTTGGCGTTGTGCTGCTTGAGCAGATCCGGCACCTGCTTGCGCAGGTTGGCGGCCACCGACTCGAAGCTCATCTTGGAGGTGTCCTCCTGGTTGCGCTTCTTCGCCGTGACGTACGCGTCGTAGACGGCCCGGAGCTTGTCGTCCGAGAGCCCCGCGCCCCCCGAGGCCGTGGCGGGCCGGGGCACGGGCGTCGCGGGCACCCCGGGCCGGGCCGCCGTGGGCGCTCCCGGGCGGGCCGCCGCGGGCGCACCGGGCCGGGCCGCCGCGGGCGCGCCAGGCCGGGCCGCGGGCACGGCCGTCAGCGGCTCATCCGTGAGCCCCTCGAGCGCCGCGGCGATGCCTCCTCCGCCCGAGGCCGAGGACCCAAACGCGGGCACTCCCCGCGCGGGCACACCGGCCGGTGAGCCCCGGGCAGGCGCTCCTGCCGGGGCGGTGGGGGCCGCGGGACGGGCGGCGGCGCTTCCGGGCGCCGCGGCGGCCGGGGCCCTCACGGGCGCCACGGCAGGCACCACCGGGGCCACCGAGGGCATGGCCGGCACGGCGGGGGCGAGGGTGGGCGTGGCCCGGAAGGGCGTGCCCGCCGCGGGCGCCACGGAGGGAATCGTGGGCGCCACCACCGGGGCGATGGCAGGCGTGCCCCGGAAGGGCGTGCCCGCCGCGGGCGCCACGGACGGAATGGAGGGCAGCGGCGCCACGGGCGCCATGGACGGAATGGAGGGCACCGGCGCCCCGGTGGGCGTGCCCCGGAACGAGACGCCCCCGGCGGCGGGCTCCACCGGCTGGGGCACGAAGGCGGGCTTGGCCACCTTCACGGGCAGCGGCTCGTTGGGGATGATGTCCGACACATCCTCCAGGTCCGCGTCGGACAGCTCCTCCGTCAGCTCATGCGCCTCCTTGCGGCGCTCGCCGCCCGCGGACTTCTGGGCGCGGCGCTTGGCCTTGAGCAGGTCGCGCTTGTAGGTCCCCGCCTCGATTTCCTGGAGGGTGCGCGTCCACAGCCGCTCGTAGGTGAGGAACTTGTTCTGGAGCGAGTTGAGGCGGAACTTCGCGGCGGTGTTGCGCACGTTGCTGCCCTTGAGCCGCATGAGCCGCTTCTTGAAGTCCTCATGGGCCCGGCTGGGCGGAAAGCGCTCGTTGCCGAGGAAGTATTGCTCGTAGGTGGCCCGCAGGGCCGCCAGCTCCTCCTCGAGCTCCGAGGTCTCCTGGAGGGCCAGCTCGCTGTTGGACTTCTTCTGTCCGGCCTTGTCGTCCCCCAGGAGCTTGGAGGGGGCGGACTTGGCGGCGGACGAGGATTTTCCAGGCTCCGGTGGCATTCGGCCTCAGAGTGTCCCCAAGACGCGGCCCCTTATCAACCTCAGGCAGGGCTGGGCGTGGGTCCGAGCCCCGCGGCCTCGCCCCCCCGCTTGCTGCGCTGGTAGAGAAGAGTTGCGCCAAAGGTGAACATGCACAGGGAGATGAACTGGCTGGTGGACACGTTGTACCAGGCCTCCAGCGGCACCCAATGTGCGAGGGAAGGCGCATGCCCGGCCAGCAGCCCGTGCAGGGTGCCGCGCTCGGTGTCCCCGCGGAACAGCTCCACCGTGGAGCGCAGCACCGCGTAGGCCATGAGCCACAGGGCGAAAATCTGCCCGTGGAAGCGCCGGTGGCGGCGCAGGGCCAGGAGCGCCACGAAGAGCAGCGCCTGCCCCAGGGACTCGAAGAGCTGCGTGGGGTGCACCGGCAGGGTGGTGCCGTGCTGGGCCGCCCACTCGGAGATGCGCACCGCGCCGGGGGCCGCCTGGTGCAGCACCTCGCCGGTGGCCTCCACCACATAGCGCCCGTCCTTCACCTGGGAGTGGAAGGCATTGCTGCCATTGCCGGTCAGGTGTCCGAACAGGTCCTGCGCCACGCGCGCGCCCGGAAAGCGCACCGCCAGCGGGGCGTCCGCGCCCGCCGTGCCGCCCCAGCAGCACCCCGCGCAGAAGCAGCCCAGCCGCCCCAGCGCCTGGCCCAGGGAGACGGTGGGCAGGGCCACGTCCGCCAGCCGCAGGAAGTCCAGGCCGTGCACGCGCGCGAAGACGTAGGCCGCCCCCGCCGCGCCGATGAGGCCGCCGTAGAACACGAGCCCGCCCCCCAGGGAGAAGATGCTCGTCCAGTGGCTGGCGTAGTCCTTCCAGTTGACGAGGATGAAGAGCACGCGGCTGCCCACCAGGCCCCCCACGAGCACCCAGAGGGCCAAGTCC
Coding sequences within:
- a CDS encoding MXAN_5187 C-terminal domain-containing protein, translating into MPPEPGKSSSAAKSAPSKLLGDDKAGQKKSNSELALQETSELEEELAALRATYEQYFLGNERFPPSRAHEDFKKRLMRLKGSNVRNTAAKFRLNSLQNKFLTYERLWTRTLQEIEAGTYKRDLLKAKRRAQKSAGGERRKEAHELTEELSDADLEDVSDIIPNEPLPVKVAKPAFVPQPVEPAAGGVSFRGTPTGAPVPSIPSMAPVAPLPSIPSVAPAAGTPFRGTPAIAPVVAPTIPSVAPAAGTPFRATPTLAPAVPAMPSVAPVVPAVAPVRAPAAAAPGSAAARPAAPTAPAGAPARGSPAGVPARGVPAFGSSASGGGGIAAALEGLTDEPLTAVPAARPGAPAAARPGAPAAARPGAPTAARPGVPATPVPRPATASGGAGLSDDKLRAVYDAYVTAKKRNQEDTSKMSFESVAANLRKQVPDLLKQHNAKNVEFKVVIKDGKATLKAVPK
- the hemL gene encoding glutamate-1-semialdehyde 2,1-aminomutase, coding for MNHSHSKALFARAQERIPGGVNSPVRAFRGVGGDPVFFREATGAWMTDVDGNRYVDLVGSWGPLILGHAYPPIVEALIEAARRGTTYGAPAPGEVELAELLCATVPSVEKVRLVSSGTEATVAAIRLARGFTGRDFILKFEGCFHGAGDPFLVKAGSGVETLGLPDSPGVPAALAKLTLTAPYNDLEAVERLFAEKGKEIACAIIEPVVGNMGVLVPKPGYLQGLQELCRKHGVLFVLDEVMTGFRLARGGAQELFGLKPDLSTFAKVVGGGMPLGAYGGRRDIMSKIAPEGPVYQSGTLSGNPVAVAAGLACLKALAAPGTYARLEQLGAMLEQGLKAEAQAAGVPVTLNRVGSMLTLFFCDTPVYDYASAKKADTARFGRFFHAMLNEGVYLPPSQFEAAFVSLAIGEAEVAHILAAARKAFRSLA
- a CDS encoding serine/threonine protein kinase produces the protein MPSPDAQEGPPGLTRFGPYTLARRIGAGGMGEVYLAREESPRRACVVKKVLPKLVENKQFLGRFKDEARVVVHLKHPNIARVYAMGEVEGQFYLAMEYVQGKTLSRLAHRVRQHGQAMSLGLILHLGQRLCEALAYAHDAKDGQGQPLHLVHRDLSPANVCLSYDGELKVIDFGASQSTLKEQQTAPRVVIGNLTYMSPEQARKKFVDRRADVYAAAVVLWELFAWHPLPQRGDPLERWRRAAYPKWDPASRHRVEVPPAVDAMLLKALSVEPGQRFPDAAAFGAELGRLKAKLAPRVGDADVARLMREAFAGEKVAEDAVLAELLGQDPSRALTEQAMPAMLAPPTALAFEHSGLEAPEDYVPGEEPSHVGASPKTLPQGRRATREARLSFGVDVEEEPGGGLVEARKLPLVRAIEGEEAGDGVPDTLELEASPPPKRLALVATGLFLGACAAGFGVVWLLSRG
- a CDS encoding DUF6929 family protein encodes the protein MIRTTQRRTLTLEAPDAPGRAPHVSAASGLVAVGAWLYVIADDSLHLAVFPRQGEAPGRTVRLFPGELPQEPKARKAAKPDLEALCALPPFPACPHGALLAVPSGSTAGRNQGALLPLTPEGTLAGAVHPLDFTGLYTHLARHVGPLNVEGAAVAGGRLRLLQRGNGEAGVDALLDLDHERVVHALEAGRAPGGDVLRAVRRWELGRSGPVRLSFTDAAPLPDGRMVFTAAAEDSRDAYADGAVTGSAVGLLAPDGTPLFLDAVDAKVKLEGVSAHVEAGRIHLLLVADADAPEVASPLLEAVLEAVPG
- a CDS encoding prolipoprotein diacylglyceryl transferase, whose amino-acid sequence is MLPILFRLSFESLWSQVLLYAGALVLVGYIARNGWRGALGAGKGPGPRPPPTAADRAQRAALFGGIGAGLAFYGLQYALPASAFPGGKGDGIPVHTYGVLLALGFACAVSVAARLARDEWRRVAWVEGRGFVDVEGPRRREQVLDLALWVLVGGLVGSRVLFILVNWKDYASHWTSIFSLGGGLVFYGGLIGAAGAAYVFARVHGLDFLRLADVALPTVSLGQALGRLGCFCAGCCWGGTAGADAPLAVRFPGARVAQDLFGHLTGNGSNAFHSQVKDGRYVVEATGEVLHQAAPGAVRISEWAAQHGTTLPVHPTQLFESLGQALLFVALLALRRHRRFHGQIFALWLMAYAVLRSTVELFRGDTERGTLHGLLAGHAPSLAHWVPLEAWYNVSTSQFISLCMFTFGATLLYQRSKRGGEAAGLGPTPSPA
- a CDS encoding tetratricopeptide repeat protein, which encodes MKRLVLACALLATLAGCRETPADHLQRARDAVFEKRPDEALVEYRKAVDLLRRDDTPQSLVLRARALKGAADVYWLEQRKVKEAVSVYKELLAQCPESPEALEARIILAELLRVHYRDLRGAIDQLTAALQRNPPQSAELHYQVAKLYFELGDYAQSELEASRLAERFATSAYVDDALFLRAQAIHMMEGRRQEASKAYADLRARFPDSELAAHATVEMGRLRAEAGENEKAIELWVEALKSHPDPALVQDYISRARRRIADTTPGGIGERASAFGNGPAPRPPARAPRTSVEAVGGTAEEASRDHGD
- a CDS encoding DUF2380 domain-containing protein; the encoded protein is MRLAIALGCMAALLTSCAAGSGGSGLDRPYQKTDGTAGHAFLTQKPRASAASGPERQRATQVRKAFLGTLSEVKRSTDFIAVSLRQLTAHGEGLGHRANGVFGRSIGYGTYQLRWIQGALDGANTVAEAALETAEPDMELGMLRMSGPRLQAAMAGATLLAAWLDFLSLAEGILRQCPLYSTERLWADMNRVQRLIEPSMKALASRESGQVEAAIVAMPGLMGQLTREFHSIRESARIATERGGQLMAAAQFVEMLTLVSAMKMSLPRLPPAAPTLVGANFVMGSNGVMMGSQLIVTAEWVERMRRLVQAGVLSLPAISAGVRFQAGAVMMSQSRHDLPQGVRDALGDGPEVRAMRETSRSGAGMADSPQHHVLPKEHREWFEKRGFTGDMNIDHFCVEMEMAHHQAIHGGGNWRLGRQWPSEWNQVVMRDLRNAELLAGRALTRNEVLRDYLSREENLLPVGLSR
- a CDS encoding KdsC family phosphatase, which codes for MNQDLESLKARVRHLSVMIFDIDGTLTDGRIFWVPNSGWTQMYSVRDGMGIKRLQEAGIEVAAISGGDSLSAQMRMQSLGLRHVHFGSQDKVAHFERLLELLKVSADRCGYMGDEVVDLPLLKAVGFSAAPPEAPDEVRAQVHYVAQKAAGFGAAREVCEFILRHRQAP
- a CDS encoding transposase, with amino-acid sequence MPEEVWAKLEPLLPPRPEHPLGCHNPRVPDRKAMEAILLVLRTGMQWQALKATGICHPSSAYRRFREWAEAGVFREFWRLGLVAYDQMRGIEWKWMSLDGAMTKAPLGGQKTGPNPT